The Armatimonadota bacterium genome has a window encoding:
- a CDS encoding PQQ-binding-like beta-propeller repeat protein — protein MNKATVVIAALLCAVAVQAQNPWPMERQDRWGTARAVVGPDVGKVTTPWIYKTYNNLGLVSNPPSLTQDGLGYLTSWLDNKVLQFGQPNGGMTGTMIVNNWGQATPAVGVQGEVYTATVQSGRLYRINPGDLSFDWTFVTNNSKVSDYDSCSPTIGPDGNVVMGGTGGFVWKIDRNTGKAVWQVQGIGGVVRTIVFTRDDSKVVVSNGNSITAFDYQTGAQKWTKALGSTAGAPGVAPNGTIVVGNGTGNVYGLNPTNGNQVWTFNTGGAVAGGPAFSQDGNFAYVASYDRKLYAAQVTNGARPWIATTSDELRCGPIVDKFGRIYVTTRGAAVYCVNPDGSLRWNVQLDQEIRGPMSLDQDNTLYVPNMQFRIVRQQAMDFDVLGLVVGPGTLASGSKDKLAASDDDDVELHGLPVTTPGYPVMRCTFVTSSPYKKATKFAVALETRASTDTLTQTVELFNNVSGTWQLFDSRPAPTSDTVLRVEVPAIATDFQDNAGGIRARLSYWQNGRSSATGMKAWIDAAKFVDVVPEFKYN, from the coding sequence ATGAACAAAGCAACGGTGGTGATCGCCGCGCTCCTTTGCGCGGTCGCGGTCCAGGCCCAAAACCCCTGGCCGATGGAGAGGCAAGACCGATGGGGAACGGCGCGGGCCGTCGTCGGACCGGACGTCGGCAAGGTCACGACGCCCTGGATCTATAAGACGTACAACAACCTGGGCTTGGTGTCCAACCCGCCGTCCTTGACCCAAGACGGGCTCGGCTATCTGACGAGCTGGCTCGACAACAAAGTCCTGCAGTTCGGTCAGCCGAACGGTGGAATGACGGGCACGATGATCGTCAACAACTGGGGGCAGGCGACACCGGCGGTCGGCGTCCAGGGCGAGGTCTATACCGCGACCGTCCAAAGCGGCAGGCTCTACCGGATCAATCCGGGCGACCTGAGCTTCGATTGGACGTTCGTCACCAACAACTCGAAGGTCAGCGACTACGACTCGTGTTCGCCGACGATCGGACCGGACGGGAACGTCGTCATGGGCGGGACGGGCGGCTTCGTCTGGAAGATCGACCGCAACACGGGTAAGGCCGTCTGGCAGGTCCAAGGGATCGGCGGCGTCGTCCGGACGATCGTCTTCACCCGCGACGACAGCAAGGTCGTCGTCAGCAACGGCAACTCGATCACCGCGTTCGACTATCAGACCGGCGCCCAAAAATGGACGAAAGCGCTCGGAAGCACGGCCGGGGCACCGGGCGTCGCTCCGAACGGGACGATCGTCGTCGGAAACGGGACCGGGAACGTGTACGGTCTGAACCCGACGAACGGGAACCAGGTCTGGACGTTCAACACGGGCGGAGCCGTGGCGGGCGGGCCTGCCTTCAGCCAGGACGGGAACTTTGCCTATGTCGCCAGCTACGACCGGAAGCTCTATGCGGCCCAAGTCACGAACGGCGCCCGGCCTTGGATCGCGACGACGTCCGACGAGCTGCGGTGCGGCCCGATCGTCGACAAGTTCGGTCGGATCTACGTGACGACGCGCGGAGCCGCCGTCTATTGCGTCAACCCTGACGGTTCGTTGCGGTGGAACGTCCAACTCGACCAAGAGATCCGCGGGCCGATGTCCCTCGATCAGGACAACACGCTGTACGTCCCGAACATGCAGTTCCGGATCGTCCGGCAACAGGCGATGGACTTCGACGTGTTGGGCCTGGTCGTCGGACCGGGCACCCTGGCCTCGGGTTCGAAGGATAAGTTGGCCGCCAGCGACGACGATGACGTGGAGCTGCACGGACTGCCCGTCACCACGCCTGGGTACCCCGTCATGCGGTGCACGTTCGTCACGAGCTCACCGTACAAGAAGGCGACCAAGTTCGCCGTCGCCTTAGAGACGCGGGCGAGCACGGACACGTTGACCCAGACGGTGGAGCTCTTCAACAACGTTTCGGGCACATGGCAGTTGTTCGACTCCCGCCCGGCGCCGACTTCGGACACGGTGCTCCGGGTCGAGGTCCCCGCGATCGCGACGGACTTTCAGGACAACGCCGGCGGCATCAGGGCCAGGCTGTCCTACTGGCAGAACGGCCGCTCCTCGGCGACCGGGATGAAAGCCTGGATCGACGCTGCGAAGTTCGTCGACGTCGTTCCGGAGTTCAAATACAACTAG
- a CDS encoding VOC family protein, producing MKIAKNTVCLWYDGGAEEAAHFYAATFPDSSVGDVHRAPSDFPSGKEGDVLVVHFTVMGIPCMGLNGGPAFTQDEAFSFQVATEDQEETDRLWNAIVGNGGQESMCGWCKDKWGVSWQITPVALTEALGDPDPAVAKRVFEAMMEMQKLDVAAIEAARRG from the coding sequence ATGAAGATCGCGAAGAACACGGTCTGCCTCTGGTACGACGGGGGCGCGGAAGAAGCGGCGCATTTTTATGCAGCGACGTTTCCGGACTCCTCGGTCGGCGACGTCCACCGCGCGCCGAGCGACTTCCCTTCGGGCAAAGAAGGCGACGTCCTCGTCGTGCACTTCACCGTGATGGGGATCCCGTGCATGGGCCTCAACGGTGGCCCCGCGTTCACCCAGGACGAGGCGTTCTCGTTCCAAGTCGCGACGGAGGACCAAGAAGAGACCGACCGCCTTTGGAACGCGATCGTCGGCAACGGCGGACAAGAGAGCATGTGCGGCTGGTGCAAGGACAAGTGGGGCGTCTCGTGGCAGATCACGCCGGTCGCTTTGACCGAGGCCCTCGGCGACCCGGATCCGGCCGTCGCCAAACGGGTCTTCGAAGCCATGATGGAGATGCAGAAGCTCGATGTCGCCGCGATCGAAGCCGCCCGTCGGGGCTGA
- a CDS encoding group 1 truncated hemoglobin, whose protein sequence is MSTLYEKLGGAAAVDAAVDKFYRRVLADDRISSFFEGVDMDKQAAKQKSFLTMAFGGPNNYTALDMKTGHAHLVEKGLNDSHFDAVVEDLGATLKELGVSDELIAEVAATAETTREDVLGRS, encoded by the coding sequence ATGTCCACACTCTATGAAAAACTGGGCGGCGCCGCTGCCGTCGATGCCGCCGTCGACAAGTTCTACCGCCGCGTCCTCGCCGACGACCGGATCTCGTCCTTCTTCGAAGGCGTCGACATGGACAAGCAGGCGGCCAAGCAGAAGTCGTTCTTGACGATGGCGTTCGGCGGGCCGAACAACTACACCGCGCTGGACATGAAGACGGGCCACGCGCACCTCGTCGAGAAGGGACTTAACGACAGCCACTTCGACGCCGTCGTCGAAGACCTCGGCGCGACTTTGAAAGAACTGGGCGTCTCCGACGAGCTCATCGCCGAAGTCGCGGCGACGGCCGAAACGACCCGCGAAGACGTCCTGGGCCGGTCATAG
- a CDS encoding 2Fe-2S iron-sulfur cluster binding domain-containing protein produces MPNFLFEGREVEAEDGESVLGALLRHGADVGHGCKAGACQSCLLRSSGAVPSSAQNGLDETLIERGAFLSCQAGAGDVCDVERLGREVFPRFQATLQECRRVADEVLFLRFDVPGWSAAPGRFVRMVHPSGTVRPYSLATPAWNPPTEAHFHVRLIEGGEMSQALADSQPGDVVELEGPFGKCSYRLVHGNEPILLIGSGTGLAPLYGIATDALHRGHNGPVHLFHGGRTSASLYFRDELSDLAAKYPGFRTTPCADEDVTGDDLTGSPLDHALREHPDLTGYKVYLCGHPMLVKAAQKKCFLAGANLRDIAADPFVPA; encoded by the coding sequence TTGCCGAACTTCCTGTTCGAAGGACGGGAAGTCGAAGCCGAGGACGGGGAATCCGTCCTCGGCGCACTTTTGCGGCACGGCGCGGACGTGGGTCATGGCTGCAAGGCAGGGGCCTGCCAAAGCTGCCTCCTCCGTTCGAGCGGTGCCGTGCCTTCGTCGGCTCAAAACGGCCTTGACGAGACTTTGATCGAGCGGGGTGCCTTCTTGTCGTGCCAGGCCGGCGCCGGTGACGTCTGCGACGTCGAGCGTCTGGGCCGCGAGGTCTTTCCCCGGTTCCAAGCGACGTTGCAAGAGTGTCGACGCGTGGCCGACGAGGTCCTCTTCCTCCGCTTCGACGTTCCGGGCTGGTCGGCGGCCCCTGGCCGGTTCGTCCGCATGGTCCACCCGTCGGGCACGGTGAGGCCGTACAGCCTCGCGACCCCGGCATGGAACCCTCCGACCGAGGCGCACTTCCACGTGCGGCTGATCGAAGGGGGCGAAATGAGCCAGGCGCTTGCGGATTCGCAGCCTGGGGACGTCGTGGAGCTGGAAGGGCCGTTCGGGAAATGCTCCTACCGTTTGGTGCACGGCAACGAGCCGATTTTGCTCATCGGCTCCGGAACCGGCCTCGCCCCGCTCTACGGGATCGCGACCGACGCGCTCCATCGGGGGCACAACGGTCCGGTCCACCTTTTCCACGGTGGGCGGACGTCGGCAAGCCTGTATTTCCGCGACGAACTCAGCGACCTCGCGGCCAAATACCCCGGTTTCCGCACCACTCCGTGCGCGGACGAGGACGTGACGGGCGACGACCTCACCGGCTCTCCGCTCGATCATGCCCTCCGCGAGCATCCCGATCTGACGGGCTACAAGGTCTACCTTTGCGGCCATCCGATGCTCGTCAAGGCGGCACAGAAGAAGTGCTTCTTGGCGGGTGCGAACCTTCGCGACATTGCCGCCGACCCCTTCGTGCCGGCTTAG
- a CDS encoding nucleotidyltransferase gives MPQNESADFYKIVDLLASAGADFVIIGGLALQIVGGDYVTVDVDFAFARRRENARKIVDALAPYRPRPYQWPEGLPFVWDEQTVMNMTTLTLDTDLGRIDFLAEPDGAPPYEVLKERAGSVEVEGLQVPVASIDDLIAMKRAAGRPKDLAHIAELETIKRLLAESDSATD, from the coding sequence ATGCCGCAAAACGAATCCGCTGACTTTTATAAGATCGTGGACCTTCTGGCGTCGGCCGGTGCGGACTTCGTCATCATCGGGGGCCTCGCTCTCCAGATCGTCGGCGGCGACTATGTCACGGTCGATGTCGACTTCGCCTTCGCCAGACGGCGTGAGAACGCGCGAAAGATCGTCGACGCCCTTGCGCCTTATCGTCCGAGGCCGTATCAATGGCCCGAGGGCCTGCCCTTCGTCTGGGACGAGCAGACCGTGATGAACATGACGACGCTCACCCTGGACACGGACCTCGGAAGGATCGACTTCTTGGCCGAGCCCGATGGCGCACCGCCCTACGAGGTGCTCAAGGAGCGGGCAGGTTCCGTGGAAGTCGAAGGCCTCCAAGTGCCCGTGGCCTCCATCGACGATCTGATCGCGATGAAGCGGGCGGCCGGGCGCCCGAAAGACCTCGCCCACATCGCTGAACTCGAGACGATCAAACGGCTGCTCGCCGAGTCAGACAGCGCGACCGACTGA